One genomic window of Conger conger chromosome 9, fConCon1.1, whole genome shotgun sequence includes the following:
- the LOC133137348 gene encoding V-set and immunoglobulin domain-containing protein 1-like gives MNELPRGGCSLAAPEGVTGYTGGSVLLSCYCTDGGTILRPARWFFQPGRSDVLLWSRGGVHNHYKDRMLIPDSPGNMSLRLSDLTLSDWGTYRCETDEQFKDIKLTVKESLKKPGCVFSDSGPIHITGSRGHSVVLPCACTDVQIKPKRIKWTADLGNQNTVIFPQGPTSGRVQLLDSVSPGNLSLRLSDLTLSDGGTYRCEADGLYRDIILTVKVCDFSDSGPIHITGSTGHSVVLPCACTDVQIKPKRIKWTADLGNQNTVIFPQDPTSGNDRYKNRVQLLDSVSPGNLSLRLSDLTLSDGGTYRCSADGLYRDIRLTVKGCVFSDSGSIPITGFTGHSVVLPCACTDVQIKPEQIKWTAVTEQQSAVIFPPRPSSGRVQLLDSVSPGNLSLRLSDLTLSDEGTYRCEADGQFKDIILTVIHRFEEFCLKV, from the exons atgaatgaactaccacgtgGAG GATGTTCTCTAGCTGCACCCGAAGGAGTCACTGGGTACACAGGAGGCTCTGTGCTCCTGTCTTGCTACTGCACTGATGGAGGGACAATACTGAGACCTGCCAGATGGTTTTTTCAACCAGGTCGTTCCGATGTCTTACTTTGGTCACGTGGTGGAGTGCACAACCACTATAAAGATCGGATGTTGATTCCTGACTCCCCTGGAAAcatgtctctccgtctctcagatCTCACTCTGTCAGATTGGGGAACATACAGGTGTGAAACAGATGAACAGTTTAAAGACATCAAACTCACAGTGAAAG aatctCTCAAAAAACCAGGCTGTGTTTTCTCTGATTCTGGACCCATACACATCACTGGATCCAGAGGACACTCAGTCGTTCTGCCCTGTGCCTGTACTGATGTGCAGATCAAACCTAAACGGATCAAATGGACTGCAGACCTAGGAAACCAAAACACTGTTATATTTCCACAAGGTCCTACCAGTGGcagagtgcagctgttggactcTGTCTCCCCTGGAaacctgtctctccgtctctcagatCTCACTCTGTCTGATGGGGGAACATACAGGTGTGAAGCAGATGGACTCTACAGAGACATCATTCTCACAGTGAAAG tgtgtgatttCTCTGATTCTGGACCCATACACATCACTGGATCCACAGGACACTCAGTCGTCCTGCCCTGTGCCTGTACTGATGTGCAGATCAAACCTAAACGGATCAAATGGACTGCAGACCTAGGAAACCAAAACACTGTTATATTTCCACAAGATCCTACCAGTGGCAATGATCGCTACAAAAAcagagtgcagctgttggactcTGTTTCCCCCGGAaacctgtctctccgtctctcagatCTCACTCTGTCAGATGGGGGAACATACAGGTGTAGTGCAGATGGACTCTACAGAGACATCAGACTCACAGTGAAAG GCTGTGTTTTCTCTGATTCTGGATCCATACCCATCACTGGATTCACAGGACACTCAGTGGTCCTGCCCTGTGCCTGTACTGATGTGCAGATCAAACCTGAACAGATCAAATGGACTGCAGTGACAGAACAGCAAAGCGCTGTTATATTTCCACCACGTCCTTCCAGTGGcagagtgcagctgttggactcTGTCTCCCCCGGAaacctgtctctccgtctctcagatCTCACTCTGTCAGATGAGGGAACATACCGGTGTGAAGCAGATGGACAGTTTAAAGACATCATCCTCACAGTTATACATAGATTTGAAGAATTttgtttaaaagtttaa
- the LOC133137347 gene encoding V-set and immunoglobulin domain-containing protein 1-like, with protein sequence MAFNDKTFSVEATTAQSSPKTGCSGCTFVGELTMETMLVCVWLVSSLIHTISGCSLSAPEGVTGHTGGSVLLPCFCPDGGTIRGSPRWLFFPSSSVITVWSPNEVHNLYKDRVSISDFPGNMSLHLSDLTLSDGGTYRCRRDGHYRDIRLTVKGCVFSDSGSIPITGFTGHSVVLPCACTDVQKKPEQIKWTAFLGNQNTVIFPQDPTSGNDRNKHRVQLLDSVSPGNLSLRLSDLTLSDGGTYRCSADGLYRDIRLTVKGCVFSDSGPIPITGFTGHSVVLPCACTDVQVKPKQIKWTAFRGNQNTVIFPLDPTSANDRYKNRVQLLDSVSSGNLSLRLSDLTLSDGGTYRCSADGLYRDIRLTVKESEKVPKTNVPKKQPPTKTTTKAASSHEKKIPAGKEEATEDQNNTLFVAIAVVAVVTLFTVCGAVFYCRVRGRESAHVESRGPNEKRAKEQEEDPDSVTYSTVIHREKDKNTKSQNQTPAEDSTEYAAIKFHT encoded by the exons ATGGCATTCAATGACAAAACGTTTTCTGTAGAAGCCACAACCGCACAAAGCTCACCCAAAACTGGATGTTCTGGTTGCACATTTGTTGGAGAGCTGACCATGGAAACCATGCTGGTCTGTGTCTGGCTGGTCAGCAGTCTGATTCACACGATCTCAG GATGTTCTCTATCTGCACCCGAAGGAGTCACTGGGCACACAGGaggctctgtgctcctgccctGCTTCTGCCCTGATGGAGGGACAATACGGGGATCTCCCAGATGGCTTTTTTTTCCAAGTTCTTCTGTTATCACAGTTTGGTCGCCTAATGAAGTGCACAACCTCTACAAAGACCGGGTCTCAATTTCTGACTTCCCTGGAAAcatgtctctccatctctcagaTCTCACTCTGTCAGATGGGGGAACATACAGGTGTCGTAGAGATGGACACTACAGAGACATCAGACTCACAGTGAAAG ggtgtgttttCTCTGATTCTGGATCCATACCCATCACTGGATTCACAGGACACTCAGTGGTTCTGCCCTGTGCCTGTACTGATGTGCAGAAGAAACCTGAACAGatcaaatggactgcatttctAGGAAACCAAAACACTGTTATATTTCCACAAGATCCTACCAGTGGCAATGATCGCAACAAACAcagagtgcagctgttggactcTGTCTCCCCTGGAaacctgtctctccgtctctcagatCTCACTCTGTCAGATGGGGGAACATACAGGTGTAGTGCAGATGGACTCTACAGAGACATCAGACTCACAGTGAAAG ggtgtgttttCTCTGATTCTGGACCCATACCCATCACTGGATTCACAGGACACTCAGTGGTTCTGCCCTGTGCCTGTACTGATGTGCAGGTCAAACCTAAACAGatcaaatggactgcatttcgAGGAAACCAAAACACTGTTATATTTCCACTAGATCCTACCAGTGCCAATGATCGCTACAAAAAcagagtgcagctgttggactcTGTTTCCTCTGGAaacctgtctctccgtctctcagatCTCACTCTGTCAGATGGGGGAACATACAGGTGTAGTGCAGATGGACTCTACAGAGACATCAGACTCACAGTGAAAG AATCTGAGAAAGTGCCTAAAACCAATGTGCCTAAAAAACAACCACCAACCAAGACTACAACTAAAGCAGCATCCTCACATGAAAAGAAGATCCCCGCTGGAAAGGAGGAGGCCACTGAAGATCAGAACAACACCTTGTTTGTGGccattgctgttgttgctgtggtCACATTGTTCacagtgtgtggggctgtgttttACTGCAGAGTTAGAGGCAGGGAAAGTGCACATGTTGAGTCTAGAGGGCCAAACGAGAAGAGGGccaaggagcaggaggaggacccTGATTCAGTGACGTATTCTACCGTCATCcacagagaaaaagacaaaaacacaaagagcCAAAATCAAACTCCTGCTGAAGATTCTACAGAATATGCTGCAATTAAATTTCATACTTAA
- the LOC133137947 gene encoding uncharacterized protein LOC133137947, with translation MAFNDKTFSVEATTAQSSSKTGCSGCTVVGELTMETMLVCVWLVSSLIQTISGCSLSAPGGVTGYTGGSVVLSCFCTSGGTIPGSARWFFFPSSSVITVWSPNELHNLYKDRVSISDFRGNLSLRLSDLTLSDGGRYRCSADGHHRDIILTVKGCVFSDSGSIHITGFTGHSVVLPCACTDVQIKPKQIKWTADLGNQNTVIFPQGPTSGNDRYKNRVQLLDSFSPGNLSLRLSDLTLSDGGLFRCEADGLYRDIRLTVKGCVFSDSGSIHITGSTGHSVVLPCACTDVQIKPKRIKWTADLGNQNTVIFPQGPTSGNDRYKHRVQLLDSVSPGNMSLRLSDLTLSDGGLYRCEADGHYRDIRLILKESEKVPKTNVPKKQPPTKTTTTTKPASSHEKKIPAGKEEAPEDQNNTLFVAIAVVAVVTLFTVCGAVFYCRVRGRKSTRVESRGPNEKRAKEQEEDPDSVTYSTVMHREKDKNTKSQNQTPAEDTTEYAAIKFHT, from the exons ATGGCATTCAACGACAAAACGTTTTCTGTAGAAGCCACAACCGCACAAAGCTCATCCAAAACTGGATGTTCTGGTTGTACAGTTGTTGGAGAGCTGACCATGGAAACCATGCTGGTCTGTGTCTGGCTGGTCAGCAGTCTGATTCAAACGATCTCAG GATGTTCTCTATCTGCACCCGGAGGAGTCACTGGGTACACAGGAGGCTCTGTGGTCCTGTCTTGCTTCTGCACTAGTGGAGGGACAATACCGGGATCTGCCagatggtttttttttccaagttcTTCTGTTATCACAGTTTGGTCGCCTAATGAACTGCACAACCTCTACAAAGACCGGGTCTCGATTTCTGACTTCCGTGGAaacctgtctctccgtctctcagatCTCACTCTGTCAGATGGGGGAAGATACAGGTGTAGTGCAGATGGACACCACAGAGACATCATTCTCACAGTGAAAG ggtgtgttttCTCTGATTCTGGATCCATACACATCACTGGATTCACAGGACACTCAGTGGTCCTGCCCTGTGCCTGTACTGATGTGCAGATCAAACCTAAACAGATCAAATGGACTGCAGACCTAGGAAACCAAAACACTGTTATATTTCCACAAGGTCCTACCAGTGGCAATGATCGCTACAAAAAcagagtgcagctgttggactcTTTTTCCCCTGGAaacctgtctctccgtctctcagatCTCACTCTGTCAGATGGGGGACTATTCAGGTGTGAAGCTGATGGACTCTACAGAGACATAAGACTCACAGTGAAAG ggtgtgttttCTCTGATTCTGGATCCATACACATCACTGGATCCACAGGACACTCAGTGGTCCTGCCCTGTGCCTGTACTGATGTGCAGATCAAACCTAAACGGATCAAATGGACTGCAGACCTAGGAAACCAAAACACTGTTATATTTCCACAAGGTCCTACCAGTGGCAATGATCGCTACAAACAcagagtgcagctgttggactcTGTCTCCCCTGGAAAcatgtctctccgtctctcagatCTCACTCTGTCAGATGGGGGACTATACAGGTGTGAAGCTGATGGACACTACAGGGACATCAGACTTATATTGAAAG AATCTGAGAAAGTGCCTAAAACCAATGTGCCTAAAAAACAACCACCAACCAagactacaactacaactaaaCCAGCATCCTCACATGAAAAGAAGATCCCCGCTGGAAAGGAGGAGGCCCCTGAAGATCAGAACAACACCTTGTTTGTGGccattgctgttgttgctgtggtCACATTGTTCacagtgtgtggggctgtgttttACTGCAGAGTTAGAGGCAGGAAAAGTACACGTGTTGAGTCTAGAGGGCCAAATGAGAAGAGGGccaaggagcaggaggaggacccTGATTCAGTGACGTATTCTACCGTCATGcacagagaaaaagacaaaaacacaaagagcCAAAATCAAACTCCTGCTGAAGACACTACAGAATATGCTGCTATAAAATTTCATACTTAA